A DNA window from Pseudomonas sp. GD03919 contains the following coding sequences:
- a CDS encoding tyrosine-type recombinase/integrase, which translates to MASDNLVLRSGLWHARLTIPADARPTLNRREFTASLKTGSKTEAQRLKIPYLQQWQSLIDQARSTSKLDPEDARIQAKALAERAREFYADVAQAHITNGPLSTEKADAVADFLSLGPNHSQEEWERMLRHFEVDGRLDAFEFNRDLQSLVQGNMEKQANTLPLKEADKDEIKQILKDPSHYRAKSPITTTRINAFKVHQEQVKGIVQKTVDTQVARLENLKNWLETNRRDLTHESITAYMDTLCVSEKTKKQFLFAGSSFWKWALRYDENFKKLHRDQQSPFQNHDFPTNRSKKAATSTERKAFAPEDVAKLYDAAKNQKNRETLADLILLGAYTGARIEELCRLKTSDIVTEEGIQCFYITDAKTAAGERHIPIHPKLQPVVDRLAKQSEDGYLIKSTSGNKYGNRSDALSKQFGRLKTDAGYNSQFVFHSFRKTVITQLQRADVPGVLIAAIVGHETGTITFDVYSSGPSPKQKRDALSRLKYPLT; encoded by the coding sequence ATGGCAAGCGATAACCTAGTTCTTCGGTCAGGTTTGTGGCACGCCCGCCTGACCATTCCGGCAGACGCTCGGCCTACCCTCAATCGGCGTGAGTTCACCGCCTCGCTCAAGACCGGATCGAAGACGGAAGCCCAGCGGCTCAAAATCCCCTACCTGCAACAGTGGCAGTCGTTGATTGACCAAGCCCGCAGCACATCCAAACTTGATCCCGAAGACGCCCGCATTCAGGCCAAAGCTCTCGCAGAGCGTGCTCGTGAGTTTTACGCGGACGTTGCACAGGCTCACATCACCAACGGCCCTTTAAGCACGGAAAAGGCCGATGCCGTGGCCGACTTTCTTTCGTTGGGGCCAAATCACTCCCAAGAGGAATGGGAGCGGATGCTTCGACATTTCGAAGTAGATGGACGGCTCGACGCCTTCGAGTTCAACCGAGATCTTCAGTCACTTGTCCAGGGCAACATGGAGAAGCAGGCCAACACCTTGCCGTTAAAGGAAGCCGACAAGGACGAGATCAAGCAGATACTCAAAGACCCCAGCCATTACCGGGCCAAGTCGCCGATAACGACAACCAGAATCAACGCTTTCAAGGTTCACCAGGAGCAGGTAAAGGGGATCGTCCAGAAGACCGTAGACACCCAGGTCGCCCGGCTCGAAAACCTCAAAAATTGGCTTGAAACCAATCGCCGCGACCTCACCCACGAGAGCATCACGGCTTACATGGATACGCTCTGCGTCAGCGAGAAAACCAAGAAGCAGTTTCTCTTTGCCGGTTCCAGTTTTTGGAAATGGGCACTCCGCTACGATGAGAATTTCAAGAAGCTACACCGCGACCAGCAGTCGCCTTTCCAGAATCACGACTTCCCCACCAACCGCAGCAAGAAGGCCGCCACCTCGACCGAACGCAAGGCATTCGCCCCGGAAGACGTGGCTAAGCTCTACGATGCTGCCAAGAACCAGAAGAACCGCGAAACCCTTGCCGATCTCATTCTATTGGGTGCCTACACAGGAGCACGCATTGAGGAACTATGCCGCTTGAAAACAAGCGATATAGTTACCGAGGAAGGCATCCAATGCTTCTACATCACGGATGCAAAAACGGCAGCCGGTGAAAGGCATATACCTATCCATCCCAAGCTACAGCCAGTAGTAGACCGCTTGGCCAAGCAGTCCGAGGACGGTTACCTCATCAAATCCACATCAGGAAATAAATACGGCAATAGGTCGGATGCCCTTAGCAAGCAATTCGGAAGGCTTAAAACCGACGCCGGATATAATTCGCAGTTCGTCTTTCACAGCTTCCGCAAGACAGTCATCACTCAACTACAACGGGCAGACGTTCCCGGAGTTTTGATTGCTGCAATCGTCGGACACGAAACCGGAACCATAACTTTTGATGTGTATAGTTCAGGCCCAAGCCCAAAACAAAAACGCGATGCATTATCACGATTAAAATACCCACTCACATAA